A stretch of Gossypium hirsutum isolate 1008001.06 chromosome A06, Gossypium_hirsutum_v2.1, whole genome shotgun sequence DNA encodes these proteins:
- the LOC107896056 gene encoding histidine-containing phosphotransfer protein 4 → MDRNRLHNQVASMRRSLFDQGYLDDQFIQLEELQDDTNPNFVQEVVTLFYNDSARLIQNIEQALNSGPIDFCKLDDYMHQFKGSSSSIGAKKVTNECTAFREYCNAENAEGCIRSFQQVKQEYAILKRKLEVYLQTVRQASQTA, encoded by the exons ATGGATAGGAATCGCCTGCACAACCAAGTTGCCTCCATGAGAAGGTCCCTCTTTGATCAG GGTTACCTTGACGATCAATTCATTCAGCTGGAGGAGTTACAAGATGATACCAACCCTAATTTTGTTCAAGAGGTTGTCACCTTATTTTACAATGATTCCGCAAGGTTAATTCAGAACATCGAACAAGCACT GAACAGTGGCCCTATTGACTTTTGTAAACTGGATGATTACATGCACCAGTTCAAGGGAAGCAGCTCCAG CATTGGGGCTAAGAAGGTTACCAATGAATGCACAGCTTTCAGAGAATACTGCAATGCTGAAAATGCTGAAGG ATGCATTAGGAGTTTTCAACAAGTGAAGCAAGAGTATGCAATCTTAAAGAGGAAGCTCGAAGTTTATCTTCAG ACGGTGAGACAAGCTTCTCAAACAGCATGA